One region of Candidatus Peribacteraceae bacterium genomic DNA includes:
- the pth gene encoding aminoacyl-tRNA hydrolase has translation MKPSLIIAGLGNPGSAYAQTRHNAGFRCLDTLSEAFGQGEWQEKEKFISFTQEARVVAAPVLLVKPMTFMNLSGNALRKAMDFYKLIPSEQLLVISDDVDLPLGEVRFRKSGGPGTHNGLKSVAQEFGDAFPRIRIGLGNAPAGSDLASWVLSVPTAEEEAALKEAMQTVPALITEYVLGKMQ, from the coding sequence ATGAAGCCCTCATTGATCATCGCAGGGTTGGGCAATCCCGGTTCCGCGTATGCCCAAACGCGGCACAACGCCGGGTTTCGATGTCTCGATACCCTCTCAGAGGCGTTCGGTCAGGGGGAGTGGCAGGAGAAGGAGAAATTCATTTCTTTCACACAGGAGGCGCGCGTGGTAGCCGCGCCTGTGCTCCTGGTCAAACCCATGACATTCATGAACCTTTCCGGCAACGCTTTACGGAAAGCCATGGACTTCTACAAGCTCATCCCCTCCGAGCAACTGCTCGTCATCAGTGACGATGTGGACCTGCCGCTGGGCGAAGTACGCTTCCGCAAGTCCGGCGGTCCCGGGACGCACAACGGCCTTAAGTCCGTCGCGCAGGAGTTCGGTGATGCCTTCCCCCGCATCCGCATCGGCCTGGGCAACGCGCCCGCCGGTTCCGACCTCGCTTCCTGGGTCTTGAGCGTTCCCACCGCAGAGGAAGAGGCTGCGCTGAAGGAAGCCATGCAAACCGTCCCTGCGCTCATCACGGAGTACGTGTTGGGGAAGATGCAATGA
- a CDS encoding PH domain-containing protein, translated as MLDNFLFKKHLEDDETVSLIVHKYWGVASQSMFWPSLALVAGLTFLALAPVKTVLYIVLPWSAFSLVWLLRNFLDYYLDVWIITDQGIIALKWEGWFHRTSNRILFSDIQGVGYEIKGLMGTLNRCGTLNIEKVSTGGAVSIANVRQPKKIEALILRNMEAYLHDKNLKNAKHVQDLLAEFVAEKIQLQDVSTKAQEEKKAKGVIVTRRV; from the coding sequence ATGCTGGACAACTTTCTCTTCAAGAAGCACCTGGAAGACGATGAAACGGTTTCCCTGATCGTGCATAAGTACTGGGGCGTCGCCTCGCAATCCATGTTCTGGCCTTCACTTGCACTGGTTGCCGGTTTGACGTTCCTCGCCTTGGCGCCCGTGAAGACCGTCCTGTACATCGTCCTTCCCTGGAGCGCGTTCAGCCTGGTGTGGCTCCTTCGGAACTTCCTGGACTACTACTTGGACGTCTGGATCATCACCGATCAGGGTATCATCGCACTGAAGTGGGAGGGATGGTTCCACCGCACGTCGAACCGCATCCTCTTTTCGGATATCCAAGGCGTGGGGTACGAGATCAAAGGACTCATGGGAACGCTGAACCGCTGCGGTACCTTAAACATTGAGAAGGTATCCACGGGCGGCGCCGTGAGCATCGCCAATGTCCGCCAGCCCAAGAAGATTGAAGCGCTGATTCTGAGGAATATGGAGGCGTACCTGCACGACAAGAACTTGAAGAACGCAAAGCACGTGCAGGATTTGCTCGCGGAGTTCGTGGCGGAGAAGATCCAGCTGCAGGATGTTTCCACTAAAGCGCAGGAGGAGAAGAAGGCGAAGGGCGTCATTGTCACGAGGCGCGTATGA